AAAAATAGAAGAAGTTACAAAAGATGATGCTACTAAAGAAAATGTAGAAAATATGATTAAGAAGTATCTGTAAGTTTTTGAAGACTAAAATTGAATAAAGTAAATTTGGTTTTAGTCTTTTAAATAAAAAGGGAGGTGACATTATGCGTCTAGAATTAGGAAATATCTTTATTAAGGATGTAAAATTTGACAATGAAACTAAGGTTGAAGGTGGAACATTATATGTAAATAAAGATGAGATGATTAAGGAAATTGGAGGAGATGAGCATATAAAGTCAATTGAGATTGAGATTGCTCGTCCAGGAGAAAGTGTAAGAATAACTCCAGTTAAAGACGTTATAGAACCAAGAGTTAAGGTTGAAGGTCCAGGAGGAATATTCCCTGGAGTACTGTCAAAGGTAGATACTGTAGGAAGTGGAAAAACTCATGTACTTAAAGGAGCTGCTGTTGTTACTACTGGTAAAATAGTAGGATTCCAAGAAGGTATAGTGGATATGTCTGGACCAGGAGCTGAATATACTCCTTTTTCTAAATTATTAAATATAGTAATCACAGCTGAGCCTGTAGATGGATTAAAACAACATGAACATGAAAAAGCTGTTCGTATGGTTGGATTTAAAGCTGCAGCATACTTAGGAGAAGCTGGTAGAAATGTTGAACCAGATGAAACTAAAGTTTATGAAACTGAGCCATTACTTGAATCAGTTGAAAAATATCCAGACCTTCCAAAGGTAGGATATGTATATATGCTTCAAACACAAGGATTGCTTCATGATACATATGTATATGGAGTTGATGCAAAGAAAATAGTTCCAACTATACTATATCCAACAGAAATAATGGATGGAGCGATAGTAAGTGGAAACTGTGTATCTGCTTGTGATAAAAACCCTACATATGTACATGTTAATAACTCTATAGTACATGATCTATATGA
The window above is part of the Tepidibacter aestuarii genome. Proteins encoded here:
- a CDS encoding glycine/sarcosine/betaine reductase component B subunit, which gives rise to MRLELGNIFIKDVKFDNETKVEGGTLYVNKDEMIKEIGGDEHIKSIEIEIARPGESVRITPVKDVIEPRVKVEGPGGIFPGVLSKVDTVGSGKTHVLKGAAVVTTGKIVGFQEGIVDMSGPGAEYTPFSKLLNIVITAEPVDGLKQHEHEKAVRMVGFKAAAYLGEAGRNVEPDETKVYETEPLLESVEKYPDLPKVGYVYMLQTQGLLHDTYVYGVDAKKIVPTILYPTEIMDGAIVSGNCVSACDKNPTYVHVNNSIVHDLYEKHGKEINFVGIIITNENVYLADKERSSNWTAKLCKYLGLDGAIVSQEGFGNPDTDLIMNCKKIEGQGVKTVIVTDEYAGRDGASQSLADADPKADAVVTGGNANQTIVLPPMDKVIGHVEFVDTIAGGFDGSLRTDGSIEVEIQAITGATNETGFGYLTTKGY